A region from the Leptospira venezuelensis genome encodes:
- a CDS encoding flagellar hook-associated protein 3, whose product MRITNMMQNNSLVRTLNRHQLSLDETQNQLGTGQRIRTPSDDPGRATNQMFFRSRMNELDTFQANIDDGFGRLQQIDGELDRIGNLFQRARVLAVQASNGIYQGDKGFELEVAVGKEIDELLRALVDIANTRDATGRPLFGGHVIERPPFEPIESKIKGLQGLELKNQYIGVEYRGDIGEQIREIEKGEYIPVTIPGNKVFWGTNMSVTSRVDNSGYVAVSDQKFKIDEVEIQVSAGDTIDDIIDKINNSPIEAKANKLAQDNISLSSTAPHQIWLEDVDGGTVLRDIGLIDAGNSEPPNNYSKSATVTGLSVFDVLIQFRNDLIQKDQERISGRDIQDLDLALENVLRYRSIVGARMNRMEEHSQRVSFDKSYMTELLAKNEGIDFPETIMNLKWLETIHQYALNVGSKVIKSTLMDFLR is encoded by the coding sequence ATGCGGATCACTAACATGATGCAAAATAACAGTCTGGTGAGGACTTTGAATCGTCACCAGTTGTCATTGGACGAAACCCAAAACCAATTGGGTACTGGGCAAAGAATTAGGACTCCTTCCGATGATCCAGGAAGAGCGACCAACCAAATGTTCTTCCGTTCCAGAATGAACGAGTTGGATACTTTCCAGGCAAATATTGACGACGGTTTCGGAAGATTACAACAGATCGACGGAGAATTGGATAGAATAGGTAACTTGTTCCAAAGAGCGAGAGTTCTTGCAGTCCAGGCTTCCAACGGTATCTATCAAGGTGATAAAGGTTTCGAATTAGAAGTTGCTGTCGGTAAAGAGATAGATGAATTATTAAGAGCGTTAGTCGATATAGCAAACACTAGAGATGCCACAGGAAGGCCCCTTTTCGGTGGGCATGTGATTGAAAGGCCTCCTTTTGAACCGATCGAATCTAAAATCAAAGGACTCCAAGGTTTGGAATTAAAAAACCAATACATCGGAGTAGAATATAGAGGAGATATCGGAGAGCAGATCAGAGAAATTGAAAAGGGAGAGTATATCCCTGTAACCATTCCTGGAAACAAGGTGTTTTGGGGAACAAACATGAGTGTTACCAGTCGTGTGGATAACTCAGGTTACGTAGCAGTCTCTGATCAAAAGTTTAAGATAGATGAAGTAGAGATCCAAGTGTCCGCAGGCGATACTATTGATGATATCATCGATAAGATCAATAACTCTCCAATCGAAGCTAAGGCAAATAAACTTGCTCAGGATAATATCAGTCTCAGTTCCACTGCACCTCATCAGATCTGGTTAGAGGACGTAGATGGAGGAACAGTTCTTAGAGATATCGGTTTGATCGATGCTGGCAACTCTGAGCCGCCTAATAATTATAGCAAGTCTGCAACTGTCACTGGGCTTTCTGTATTCGATGTATTGATCCAATTCAGGAACGATTTGATCCAGAAAGATCAAGAAAGAATTTCAGGTCGTGACATTCAAGACTTGGATCTTGCATTAGAGAATGTTCTTCGTTATAGATCCATAGTGGGTGCAAGGATGAATCGTATGGAGGAACATTCTCAAAGAGTTTCCTTTGATAAATCCTATATGACCGAGTTACTTGCTAAAAACGAAGGGATCGATTTCCCGGAAACTATCATGAACTTGAAGTGGCTGGAAACGATCCATCAATATGCGCTTAACGTAGGTTCCAAGGTAATCAAATCTACTTTAATGGACTTTCTAAGATAA
- the flgK gene encoding flagellar hook-associated protein FlgK: MGSTFSGLEIGKRGLAAHQQALQTTGHNISNADNKHYSRQRVVLQATDPLYEPSLNRAHLPGQIGQGVEIGSIERVRDNFIDDRIIETSGVKDYWAAKNEYLYQAENIFNEPNGTTLRTLMDKFWSSWEELANYPEDNAHRSVVLEKAQGLGSRIEDVYRKLSQLRDQSNREIEAHALHLNTIGENIRTLNERIAKSEALGDKPNDLYDKRDALLQELSGLTDITIGRSDEDELMVFIGQQILVQGGKLNKVDVLGNPAKDGLLDLYWKVTGDPVLLRKGRLQGLIEVRDKILGEKIDQVDALAINVMDVINEIHKDGFGLNGNTNQNFFDIRSLALNTFGEYDSDGDGQNDISAIFRVTGKNTLDPDRPVGISGTMTFLKPDEKETQVLIPYSANDTLNGIIKRINASKVGVVAYMNHDNQLAFKATVAEDTPKKNFILRHIEDSGELLVGLTGMLMASGPSGAYDYKRLGEITKLQSKPEDITLTPHFHPSSHFKVNEHIANNVANIAAARGKDVGGTGDYNSPGGHKDGRNALLVASSLRNNPVMVDYSKTTDDFYNSLISKLATEARESKQEFGIQSDLMTELENMRQSVMGVSLDEEMANMVQFQHSYNASAKMINTMNEILDTIINRLGA; the protein is encoded by the coding sequence ATGGGATCCACATTCTCCGGATTAGAAATTGGTAAAAGAGGTCTTGCGGCTCATCAGCAAGCCTTACAAACTACCGGCCATAATATTTCAAACGCGGATAATAAACATTATTCTCGCCAAAGAGTTGTTTTACAAGCTACTGATCCTCTGTACGAACCTTCTTTGAATCGTGCTCATCTTCCTGGTCAAATCGGTCAAGGTGTTGAAATCGGTTCCATCGAACGTGTTAGAGATAATTTTATCGATGATAGAATTATTGAAACTTCCGGTGTGAAGGATTATTGGGCCGCAAAGAACGAGTATCTCTACCAAGCAGAGAATATCTTTAACGAGCCTAATGGCACTACTTTAAGAACTTTGATGGATAAATTCTGGTCTTCTTGGGAAGAACTCGCGAATTATCCTGAGGATAATGCACATCGTTCTGTGGTTTTGGAGAAAGCACAAGGTCTCGGAAGTAGAATTGAAGATGTGTATCGTAAACTTTCTCAATTAAGAGACCAATCGAATCGTGAGATTGAAGCTCATGCGCTTCATTTGAATACGATCGGTGAAAATATTCGCACATTAAACGAAAGAATCGCTAAATCGGAAGCATTGGGTGATAAACCGAATGATCTTTACGACAAAAGAGATGCTCTTCTTCAAGAACTTTCCGGTCTGACTGATATCACAATTGGTAGAAGCGATGAAGACGAGCTGATGGTATTCATTGGTCAGCAGATCCTTGTCCAAGGTGGAAAGCTCAACAAAGTAGATGTATTAGGAAATCCTGCTAAAGATGGTCTATTAGATCTTTATTGGAAGGTTACTGGAGATCCGGTCCTTCTCCGCAAAGGAAGACTACAAGGTTTGATCGAAGTTCGAGATAAGATATTGGGCGAGAAGATCGACCAAGTGGATGCTCTTGCGATCAACGTTATGGACGTGATCAATGAGATCCATAAAGACGGTTTTGGTTTGAACGGAAATACAAATCAGAACTTCTTCGATATTCGTTCTTTAGCTTTGAATACTTTCGGTGAGTATGATTCAGACGGCGATGGCCAGAATGATATCTCTGCGATCTTCAGAGTTACTGGTAAGAATACTTTGGATCCGGATCGTCCTGTAGGGATCAGCGGAACCATGACATTCTTAAAACCTGATGAAAAAGAAACTCAGGTTTTAATTCCTTATTCTGCAAACGATACTTTGAACGGAATTATCAAACGTATTAATGCTTCTAAGGTTGGTGTTGTGGCTTATATGAACCACGATAACCAGTTGGCATTCAAAGCGACTGTTGCAGAAGATACTCCTAAGAAAAATTTCATTCTTAGACATATCGAAGATTCTGGAGAATTATTAGTTGGTTTGACAGGAATGCTGATGGCTTCCGGACCTTCTGGAGCGTATGATTATAAACGTTTGGGCGAGATCACTAAACTTCAATCCAAGCCGGAAGACATTACTTTAACTCCACACTTCCATCCTTCTTCTCACTTTAAAGTGAATGAACACATTGCGAATAACGTAGCAAATATCGCAGCCGCAAGAGGAAAGGATGTTGGTGGAACAGGAGATTATAATTCTCCTGGGGGCCATAAGGACGGAAGGAATGCTCTATTAGTAGCTTCTTCTCTTAGAAATAATCCTGTGATGGTGGATTATTCCAAAACCACGGATGATTTTTATAATAGTCTGATCTCTAAACTTGCGACTGAAGCAAGAGAATCAAAACAGGAATTTGGAATTCAATCAGATCTTATGACCGAGCTCGAGAATATGAGACAATCGGTGATGGGTGTAAGTTTGGATGAGGAAATGGCCAATATGGTTCAGTTCCAGCACTCGTACAATGCGTCAGCAAAGATGATCAACACTATGAATGAAATTCTAGATACCATCATCAATCGTTTGGGCGCGTAA
- a CDS encoding flagellar protein FlgN → MILNKEEWLDRVSSLFEEEIRLYSEILELEKEKTESITKADGRSLETISKKTYELIVHASELERVRMSAIHDVYTSGNLGIPKEGELTLTDFLNKIDRESEHKLKQLGTRLKDTVHRLKDKIKANDKLIRTRQEFLKATIDAMRTNANSGEVAVYEDENPSTVRNKKKRSSVLVNASA, encoded by the coding sequence ATGATATTAAATAAAGAGGAATGGTTGGATCGGGTGTCTTCTCTTTTCGAGGAAGAAATCCGACTGTACTCCGAAATCCTGGAGTTAGAGAAAGAAAAGACTGAATCGATCACGAAAGCGGACGGAAGATCTTTGGAAACGATTTCTAAAAAGACCTACGAATTGATCGTTCATGCGAGCGAACTGGAAAGAGTTCGTATGTCCGCTATTCATGATGTTTATACATCAGGTAATTTAGGAATTCCTAAAGAAGGCGAACTTACTCTTACTGATTTTTTAAATAAGATAGATCGTGAATCCGAGCACAAATTGAAACAACTCGGAACAAGATTAAAGGATACGGTTCACAGGCTTAAAGATAAGATCAAAGCCAATGATAAATTGATCCGAACCAGACAGGAATTTTTGAAGGCCACCATCGACGCGATGCGAACTAACGCGAACAGCGGAGAAGTTGCAGTTTACGAGGATGAAAATCCAAGCACAGTCAGGAACAAGAAGAAACGTTCCTCGGTATTAGTAAACGCTTCTGCGTAA
- a CDS encoding GH25 family lysozyme, whose amino-acid sequence MKFLYKLLTLISSLLLLVFAVYTAFDKGIIWFAYPSQSKYPIRGIDVSNHQGNIDWKKVSENKISFAYIKATEGGDWKDKAFPRNWKEANELGIRVGAYHFFTLCRSGKEQAANFISYVPKDPKALPPVADLEFVGNCKERPPLQDVKKEIQEFLIALENYYGKRPLLYLTYEFIDQYLDTDFLEYPVWIRDIFGHPASSFERKWFIWQYHSRARISGIDGPVDLNVWNGDEESLYKL is encoded by the coding sequence ATGAAATTCCTTTATAAACTTTTAACTCTCATCAGCTCCCTACTACTTTTGGTCTTTGCAGTATATACTGCTTTCGACAAAGGAATTATTTGGTTTGCATATCCTTCCCAATCAAAGTACCCGATCCGGGGGATCGACGTTTCCAATCACCAAGGAAATATCGATTGGAAGAAGGTTTCAGAAAATAAAATTAGCTTCGCTTACATTAAAGCTACCGAAGGAGGAGATTGGAAAGATAAAGCTTTCCCGCGAAACTGGAAAGAAGCAAACGAATTAGGTATCAGAGTCGGAGCTTATCATTTTTTCACTCTATGCCGCTCTGGAAAAGAACAAGCCGCCAATTTTATTTCCTATGTTCCAAAAGATCCTAAAGCATTACCTCCTGTTGCTGATCTTGAATTTGTGGGAAACTGTAAAGAAAGACCACCATTGCAGGATGTAAAAAAAGAGATTCAGGAATTTCTAATTGCATTAGAAAATTATTATGGTAAAAGACCGCTCTTGTACCTTACCTATGAGTTTATAGATCAATACCTAGATACCGATTTTTTAGAATATCCTGTTTGGATCAGAGATATATTCGGGCATCCAGCTTCTTCATTTGAAAGAAAATGGTTCATTTGGCAATACCATAGCCGTGCGAGGATTTCAGGCATAGACGGTCCAGTAGATTTAAATGTATGGAACGGAGACGAAGAGTCTCTGTATAAATTATAG